DNA from Alnus glutinosa chromosome 2, dhAlnGlut1.1, whole genome shotgun sequence:
TTGAAGAGAGCTGCTTCGGCCATTTGTTGTTGTTTCAGCGAGCTAGAAGGAAGATGTGCTTACTTTGAAGTGAAGCGGATGACGGACATGGGCAAAGGCGGGGAGCTGCTTATTTGATCGTtgacttgaaattaaattaagagaaaCCCAATGTGGCCACTTGCATTTGTCTCATATTTTAGTtcataaattttaatatttctaagtaAACGAAATGTTAAAATAAGGTATAATATCAACTAGAAAGTAGGCATGAACCACGCTTCATGAATCGGAGGTTACTAGTTTGAATTCTCCCTcccttcttgtgtggacatgtcaaaaaaaaataaaaagtaggcATACTTTAAAAAACGTTATTCAACCATCTGTCCTCTATGAATAACAGCAATCAGATTGGCATTCTTAATCCTGCTCAATCAATGGGCAATAATCCCAGTAGTTTGGCTAGTTCAGCCAAAGGGGAAGTAGCATAGGGAATCCATTTGACGTAGTCTCATGttcttaaatcttaattttttattttttttaggtattAAACATTaaaaggaaaacttcacttaacctctTAACCTCCATAACATTTGTAATTATTCGCAAAGTtttaaaactcttaatttagtgtatcaaacttttaatttttttcaatgtcaCCCTTCCGTTAAGGTTTGGGGTTAAATAAGAAGGCAAAATAGATAAAATGACATTTTAAATccctaaaaaatttataaaattacaaatttacccttaattaaaaataaaaaattaagttattttggtaattttcattgcatttgttaggatttaacctAAAATCCTAACGAAGTGGTGAAATTGCAAAATATTAGAAAttcaatacactaaattgagatttttgaattttagtgGAAGGGAAtgagattgcaaaagtgatgaaaatttAAATAGGTTAAACGAAGTTTCACCAATCTTAAATTATTGACAATGTCGAAGTATACGTACGAAATGTTAAATCATTGACCATGAATTAAATTAGGACAAACTTCACTTGATTCCCCTaaagttttatcatttttgcaatctcTCCTCCCCtcaaaagttaaaaaactctcaactTAACTAGCGTATCGaacttttcaatttttgcaatcCCACCCTTCCcattagggtttaggattaaaTTAGACAATCAATGGGTAAAATAATTCTTATCTctttaaactttataaaattataaaattactcttaaattacaattaatttttttttaaaaaaataaattagggtattttgagatttttttcaTCACTCCGTTAAGATTtcacagaaaatcctaacggggtgaaattgaaattttttaaagtttgatacactaaattgaaaagtttgaattttaagTTGAGATTGCAAAAGTAATCGAAGttcaagaaaattaaataaagttttCCAATTAAATCAAGAAAATTTCATCAAATGTATGGCGCGTCCATGAGCGTGTCTGATATTTTATTAGTCCTTAAATGTTAATTTCCACTAATCTGAGCTTATTTTAAAGGATCGAATCAAGTTGAAGGTCTAACCGGTGACCGGTTTAACTAAACAAATCCTGTCAATATTGATACTTAATGGGTCAACCCGTATGTCGACCCGGCCCGTCAACCCAAATTATCAGCTACGGGGATAATAAGATGGAGGTTCCATCAGATTTTTATGTGGTCATATGCGTTGTCTCATATTTTAGTTCTTAAATCTTTGGAACTTTGTGTTCTTCCTTCATCCTCGCTGCTTCCCCTCTTCTCATCTCCTTCCTCTTTCTCTTGATGCTTCCACCTTAGGGTTCCTTCTGGCTAGATTTTTCTCTAGCACCATTTGCCTCTTATGAGGTAATATCCATTGCCTTGTGCGATTTATCCGATCTCCTCCTCAAATGATAGCCTTAGTCCCTTCATCACTGCCTTGTTGCATCCTTCGAGCTGCCACAATGCCTCCTCCGTTTGGATAGGCCTTGGGCCTCagttttggcttttttttttaagctcaaTCTGATATCCCATAGCGACCCCACCAGCCAACACGCCTTACCACCATCTTCTCTGACTTCCCCGCACCCTGTCGCCACCTCACACGTATCTGGTTAGCCTTCACGCGCCTTCGCATCCCCACTATCCCTACTACTGGTGCTGCTGATTTCTGGGCTCGGACattttattttgctatgttttttgtatttctattgtATGTTGTTGCTTTCAACAATTCAACTTAACCCAAACTGATTGGGCTTTAGACTCTTTATTTGTGATGAAGATCCCATTTTCGTTGTTATTTTAAACCTTATTCTGATCGGTTTCCTTGGAAGCTAGTCTAAATCTATGATTATAGGAGTTCTCTTACTTCCAATGGTATTGGATGCATTTTTAAGTGACTTCCACTTTTCTGGTTTCCTTTTTGGATGCATTGAGATGCTAGTTATCTATTTAACTTAGGTTTTTCAATTGTTAAgcttgtattattattattattattatttttttttttgaagaaagagTACTGCTTTCATTAAAATAAGCCAAAGACCCAAAGGTCTAATTACATTGTTAAAGAATACTATGACTCcctaaacataaaattaaaactaatttCTTATTTGGGAGCAAACTACCTAAAAAACatccaaaaattacaagaacCAAAATTGGAAGCTCCTCTAAACAAATAAACACCACTACTAAAAATAATATAGGGCTGATCTACGCTATAAAAGCGAACAAGTCCAATAATATCCAAGCATCTACAAGGCAGCCTGCAGATATTAACTaacaaagaaacagaaaaactacatctaaagaacaaaaaaaaaaaaaaaaaaaaatgccaactGAAAAACCACCAAACAGAGACCCAGTGAGGGGAGGCAGGAACCGCTAGCAGGAAGCACTAGATCCTCCGAAAAACCACCAAACAGAGACCCAGTGAGGGGAGGCAGGAGCCGCTAGCAGGAAGCACTAGATCCTCCGAAAAACCACCGTTAGACGTGGGAGAGGGAGGCGGGAGAGTGGCGCTTGAACGCCACGCGCCGATGAAGAGGAGGCAGTGAGAGACACGCCGAATGTCAGGAGACTCAGAGAACGCTGGTGAAACCAATGGTGATGCCTGTGATGTGCAATAATGGCAAGAGAAACTTAGATCTAAATCAGAAAATTTCGACCCAAAACCGTTCCAAAAATCACACAAAACACGGTGAAATCAgccccaaaaccaaaaaaactctacctgcaaaaagaaccaaaaaaaaaaaaaaaaaaccaaagaaacaaaCCAACAACCTCCACCGATTCAAAAAACTGGAAAGAACAAAACCTCCAAAAGCCCAAAAAGCTTAGAGAAAACGACCATTCATCCCTAGAAACAAGCCCACGGGAGAACAAAAGCCACCCTAACCCTAAAGATTAAGTGGAGTCACGAGCACTCGGAGAGGAAGGCAAGAAACCTCTCCCTCCGGGCGAAACAACACTCACCGGAGGGTCTCTCTCCGTTTCTTGTAGTTGTTATCATCTATAGTTTGTTTATGATGTacgtaaaataaaataataataattaaaaaaaactctctttaTAACTTCCAAGCATGCGAAAGGTTAGTGATAACATACGTAGTGGCCTTTAAATACCCTACAGTTATTGAGTTGGTCTATAACAAATGTGTTTTacgagaaatgttattttgcatTCTTTCAGTATATTCAATTTATTCTGagatcaattttaattaaaaagaaaaaaaataaaattcaattgtGTATTGAGCATACTATGTGAGTTGAGTATGTTGAAATGAAgcaaaatagcatttctctttacttTTAGATGTATTGAGCAATACTACACACATATTCTCTCCCACATTTGGTgacgtaacttttaaaattactatgaGATTGGAGattgattactattgaattttgatttaaatgtaACGTTAAAAGCCATGTCACAGAGCGTGGAAGTGGGAGTGTAGGaggtagcatttctctttccaaTTAATGAGAATCCACCAGTTTCTTACATGATTTTCTCCCAGGAAATAAATTAAATGCGAAAATGACACcttcaacatgaaattagaaTTATCTAATGGCcaagattttgtttttgctaaatatgtacaaaatataatgtcatttaaaaaatttaaatgatatggcaaaatatatattgtcaatGTGCCAACATATGCAAcattaaatctataaaatttaatccaaacaATGAAATGAATCTAAAATGGATGCAGCACTCTCActggtttcaaattttcaatcccaGCAATTGAACATTCCCACcggttcaaaaaaaataaaaagaggataatattaatataaaataagtttGTTTGGCAAacttttgaaaaacttttttttttttttttttctcttgaaaaaaaaaatgtttgccAAATATTAGTTATCCAAATGGGTTTTCACACGTGTTCTCCATTCCTAAAACGCTTCTCAAAACAATCTACAAAACACTTTTCCAAATACAGAACACTTCTAAAGAAATAACTAAATATAtgtactctttctttttttttattcttttttttttttatgtgtgaaGGTTGTCTtgttacataaataaataaaatccttCACTTAGTTGCCCTTGTAAGGGACACCTCTCATCTTTTGAGGGATGACCTTCCCTCCATCCCTCATCCTCATCCTCACCCTCACTCTCGTAGGAGTTCccaagtatttttttatttttaattgtacctttatttttatttgattggtAAAATTATAACTTCATAAGGACACACAAGTCTAAATTATGAGTTAAGTGGTGAATTAGAAACCATTTTAAATAGATAGAGTATCCCATAAATCTTCATGATATCCAATTATCAGTTTAGTGCAACTACAAGATTCATGAAGAGGAGTTTTGTTATTGTCTTTATGGACTGGATCCCATGCAATGGGAGATCCCGACTTTTTTTCGTGCTCTCTACAATTGGGCCGGAAGATGACAATTCAaattagaaaattccaaaattagCCTTCACCTTAGTTTTACAAGCAATCATTTATCCCAAAGCCACTCATTTGCTCAATTCTTGTAGCATTGCTGGCAAGGCTTTATATCAAGTAATTCTGTATGTAATATTCATATTTCTATTgtcttcttctaaaaaaaaaaaaaaaaaaaaattaacttttaaaatctctattaaatttgtgattgatcaaaattcaaatgatgattttaaaagccatatcattTTTAAAGAGATACAAGAGAGGCATAAGTATGACATCTACAATTACTCATTTTTATCACATGGGCATAATTagtcaataataattttaaaaggcacatcaTTATTAAAGGGACACAAGAGAAATATGGGTatgacttctagaattactcacgAATTAGTCCTAAGGGTTACATTGTGCTCATCAACTTGATTGTCTACAACACAAAAGtccatatttatagggtttagagtaaatataaatatggcaATCAAATTCCaacatttaattataattaactcgtaaatagaaaatatttcaataccaaccaaataaaaatatatatgaaaaatataattcatatattctaacatttcatatattcttttttgataagtaaaacacaatagcataaaaaatattatagtagCATTTCATATATTCTAGCGCCTAGTAGTCTCAAATGAGGTATCTTAGGATAGTCATATAACTTTAACTTTTAAAAGAATATTCTTAACAGCTTCCCTATAGTCAATTCGCTTCCCTATAACTCATTCACTTCTTTACATATagggaaaatgtcaaaaaaaaaaaaaaaaacacaaaaaactcaCCCATAGTAGATACCCTATCAGTTCCCTAAGCATTGAGAATGCTTCAATTCTACCAAATCTCTAGGAAGCTGAAAAAGCTTctctatccattattttaatacaaaatatttttatttcctctctcatctctcatttttttgccttttattgGGAATTGTATtggaattttgtgaaaaatgtgaaGGTATGTacaaacttatatttgtaaataaataatatttaattgatataagggaAGGTATTGTAAAGTGCATTTGATAGagaagcaaaaaatagttttatttcttaaatttaaggaaaattaaagagaagttACAGTGAATACCAATCCATTCTTCCCAAGTATCTCAACTACTTCACGAGTAAGGTCACatcacaaaattttatttcaaattgaatTCAATGAAATTACTATGATTTTGCTAtgttaatcttattaaaagtatatataagaattatatgttttaaagaCAATGTCAGTCAATTGATAgacatcaatttaatagacttaacatggtatcattaattagaaaaaaaaaaaaaggaaaaaagaaaaaagaaaaaatggtatCATTGACATCACCTTATCATTTTAACTATcttaaatctttattttatttaaataatctttttcaaaatgGAGGTTGTGTATGATGATGAgagagaaatatataaaagtaaaaataaaaattagtagtttttttattgttttagtgAGTGAATATTAATTATGATTGTTGATGAATAAAgttcacttttcaaaaaaaaaatttcaccaaattggTGAGACTGCTATGAATGCTCCAATGATATTATAGACAAAAGTCATGAGTTCAAACTTTAACTCCGTTATTCACTTATCATttctcaattaaatatttcatgtgttcaGTTTCATTTAGAGGGAGTTTGAACCATGTTTAGAAAggtgaattaaattgaatacaaaattcatgtttaggtgaggatagtggtttttctctgcGTAAATCaaggaattgaaaaaaaaagaaaaaaaaaaaaagacaaatttattcaatattcacaattttaaatataataaaaaaaaaatcatacatcCAAACGAGTCCTAATCAATCATACATGACAACGCCTTAAAAATGAGCACTATTATTTTGGATGAAAAGCAAAAATAAGAAGCTATAGAACCAGTTTAATTGCTGCTTGCTTCAGGCATTTTTGAAGCTGCCAAAATTTGACAGTTCAACCTAAACATAGTGGAAATTAGCAGTAATTAGTGGCATAAGCAACAGCCAATAACTCCACTAAAAAGTAGACAACCTAGTCAACATAATGTGACAAGTGGGACAAGGTCTCCTTGTACATAGAATCAAATCGCAGGGATAACTCAGTAAATCCACTGATACCCAAAGATTGTACTGtatcaacaaaaagaaaaaagattctCCATCCAAGAAACACCAAATTAATCCACCGTTACAAAAACCAGAAGCAGGAACACCCGCCGATCGATCAACCGACATTGTTCTATACAAAACTCAACTGAGAATTACCAATTATTTAAccggaaaaagaataaaaattaaacgaaGTTATCTGATGCAAAACTATGCCATAAGAAATTTCTACAACCCTtgcaaaatgagaaaaaatgcAGCTAACCATTCACAGGGCCGGGGCTTGCCGTCACCGGACTCGGTTGATTAATTGGCGGCGCCACCGTTGTTGCCACCGGAGGAGGCGGCGGCGGAGGTGGGGTTGGGCTTGGGTTTGGGTTAGGTGGAGGTGGGCTTGGGTTTGGGTTAGGTGGAGGTGGGCTTGGGCTTGGATTAGCGTTGGGTGGACTGGGCTGGTTGGAGATGATAGGATCAGGGCTAGGATATGGGTTAGGTGGGGAAAAGCCGGGGTTGGGGAAGGCCACcggaggagaagaggaagaagaagagtagCAAGAGTCGCCGGAGCATTTGTGGGTCTTCTGGAGGCCGTGGCGGAGAAGCTGAAATCCCATTACAAGGCCAAGAACCACCAACACCGTCACAATGAAGATGAAGATCTTTGTAGCTTTACCCACATAacacatttcttcttcttcttctttttttttcccaaagatTTGAGGTTGGAAAACTCCGAATCTGAGATTGGTATGTTTCTGATTCTGCTTTTAGCTAAGCTGAGATGGGTACTGAGACAGGTTGGGTTGTTTTTCGTCTCTTTTTCATGGCGTTGTGGGGGTGCAGAAGAcgaaggagagagagagtgagagagtagAGTCAGTGCATTGGGGGTCGGTTGGTAAGGTTGGTTGGTTTGGCATTTGTGCGTTTAAGGATTGGGAAAGAGTTAATTAAATGTGGGCACGTGAAGGCCAATTAAGAGACcaaaaagaaagccaaaaaCATGGGTCAAGCACAACgattctctacaattatttCTCAAAGGTTGAGTAGATAAttgagaaaaattatttattaaatttatctactgaataaatgattaaacaatcaaatttttatttaattaaataaattttataaataatctccaactactcactctatcaataaacatataattatagaaattttaatCCTTgcttttttcttacttttacttttacctcttctttttttcaaccaCCTTTCGCTGCAGTCTTGTAGTATGACTTATAAAAGAAATGATTTCTTTTCTAGGCAAGTTATATGGGTTCCagagatttaataataatttaaaaaaaaaatatcaaaaaatatatatatagcatgtctCGAATTATAAAGTACTCTTGCCCTTTTTCTTAATTGTGCTTAATTGATTTGATGGACATATCCCCAATGGCACAtatgctcttttttttcttctttttttttttccttttcatgaTGCTCTTGTTACTAGAGAGCATATGTATTGTTGGAGATATACTGGAGATAGTTTATGCATTTTTTGTCATGCTAAACAGGAGAATCgagatcatttattttttgagtgtgGCCTAAATAGGAGGATATGGAGGATACTGATGGCCGAATGTGGAGTGGTTGATCCCGGTGACTTGGGATGCTCTTGTTCTATGGAGTAGACAGAATATGAAAGGGGCAAGTCTGCATGTTACTACCATAAAACTCTGTTTTCTGCTGCAGTGTACAACTTGTGACTTCATCGGAATGCTCTTCTTCATGGGTGCTTTCTCCGGTCCGAGGAAGGGTTTTTGTCTAAGATTTGATGGGAAGTGAAAGTGAGATTGTTAAccaaattttatgccaagtaaTCTGAATGTTGGAGTTGTCTTTGGTTGTAGTGGTGTCCCTAACGCTGTTGCTAGTTTGGCTTTACTAGAAGGCTTGTTTTGTTCCGTTAGTGCTGTGGGTTTTTGAAGTTGTTTTGTTGGTTCTTGTTGAACCGTGATTTTAGTGTTTATCGGAGTGTTGTATTAGTTTGAGTTTGGGCAATAAAGTTTtaattcaccaaaaaaaaaaaaaaaaaaaaattgaattggattaTAAGAATTTCTTATGATTGAGtttataaatttgttatttGCCTCTTAGCATGTCAAAAGTAAGGGTGTACTTGGGACGGATATTAACCGCATGCATCCGCTATTCACAATTATCTACATACGCAGATAACAGTTTTAAGGTATGCAGATGTCATTATTAATCGTATCAGCATAccctttttaatataatatatatttcttgtttataatatatataataaattcaccaaaacgacATTGTTTTAGTGTTTAATACCAGAATAACCGTATTCGTACGTACACTCCTGATCATAAgcacatggttttttttttttttttttgaaaaaaaaaacttttcatatactcaaaaaaaacacattacaattttttggctgaattgaaaaatattcttctaattcaatttaaatgaaattaatgtaatttcttAAAGTCAGGAATTGGTTTAGAGCCACGTTGTGTGGAGTCCTAGAGAAGTCATTATATAGTGCCATGTTGTTTGCTCTAAATTTGCATTTAATAAATCAAGTCTCAAGGATATTCAAAAGGAGAGTACTGTTAAAGAATTGCATCCTTTATCATAAAAGTGATGTGACGTgatatttcaaacttttttgattaatttttttatttaaattgattttattaatttaattttttgtttaatactATTTTACATTTGGCTTTTCAAGTATATGATGAATGTGGGTTGGGTCATACGAGAAGAGAATCATCCTTTTGAACATGTTCTGTAATGATGTAAAAATGGGGTTAAGAGTGGTAATTAGCACAACAAAAGCCAGGGGTATACTCGGCATATAAGAGAAATGAGGGGATTAAAAGTTAAAACGAGGCGTTAAAGAAGGGGAATACATTGAGAGTCGAGCGGAGACAAACATGTTTGCCATGTCACTCCTCGGGATGGAGCCGGAATGGCAGGTCTGACTGCCGGCGTCACTCCTTACCAACGACCCTTCATATTCTCCTTATTTACACTAATGACATAGACTAATGTTTGTTGCACTTGCACACCATTTGTACACAAATTTATGTccagcagttttttttttttttttttttttt
Protein-coding regions in this window:
- the LOC133861433 gene encoding uncharacterized protein LOC133861433 — encoded protein: MCYVGKATKIFIFIVTVLVVLGLVMGFQLLRHGLQKTHKCSGDSCYSSSSSSPPVAFPNPGFSPPNPYPSPDPIISNQPSPPNANPSPSPPPPNPNPSPPPPNPNPSPTPPPPPPPPVATTVAPPINQPSPVTASPGPVNG